In one Rutidosis leptorrhynchoides isolate AG116_Rl617_1_P2 chromosome 8, CSIRO_AGI_Rlap_v1, whole genome shotgun sequence genomic region, the following are encoded:
- the LOC139865044 gene encoding uncharacterized protein, with protein sequence MIKLFDAHCHLQDPRIFNRAPKLIKTALENGVLHFAVNGVSEKDWHVVKEMSDNHPCIIPSFGLHPWFITDRTTNWMTSLREFFDANPSAAVGEIGLDKGSHGKTIDFADQVETFHLQLQLAKDLKRPASVHCVRAFGDVLEIMKSVGPFPEGVILHSYIGSAEMVPEFAKLGAYFSFSGFVMAMKENKAKKMLKVVPCDRILLETDAPDAMPKLNDLESVFSVDERDFVNDGDSKEVLNHPANIKFVLSYVARLLDRSEAEVADLSYRNALHLFSYEGSKLGKGSSA encoded by the coding sequence ATGATAAAGCTGTTTGATGCTCACTGTCACCTACAAGACCCTAGAATATTTAACAGGGCACCAAAGCTTATCAAAACGGCTCTCGAAAACGGCGTTCTTCATTTTGCGGTCAACGGGGTCTCTGAAAAAGACTGGCACGTGGTTAAGGAGATGAGCGACAACCATCCTTGTATAATTCCATCGTTCGGGCTCCACCCGTGGTTCATAACGGACCGAACCACCAACTGGATGACATCATTGCGTGAATTCTTCGATGCAAATCCTTCAGCTGCGGTTGGTGAGATCGGTTTAGACAAAGGGTCACACGGAAAAACAATTGATTTCGCAGATCAGGTTGAGACTTTTCATTTGCAGCTTCAACTTGCGAAAGATCTGAAACGGCCAGCTTCGGTGCATTGTGTGCGTGCTTTTGGTGATGTTCTTGAGATAATGAAATCGGTTGGGCCGTTTCCTGAAGGTGTGATTTTGCATTCGTATATAGGTTCTGCAGAGATGGTTCCGGAATTTGCGAAACTTGGAGCATATTTTTCGTTTTCGGGGTTTGTTATGGCGATGAAAGAAAACAAGGCGAAGAAGATGTTGAAAGTGGTACCGTGTGATAGGATTTTACTGGAGACTGATGCGCCTGATGCGATGCCTAAATTGAATGATTTGGAATCTGTTTTTTCGGTTGATGAACGGGATTTTGTGAATGATGGAGACTCGAAAGAGGTGCTTAATCATCCGGCTAATATTAAGTTTGTGCTTTCTTATGTTGCGCGTTTGCTTGATCGGTCTGAAGCTGAAGTTGCGGATCTAAGTTACAGAAATGCATTGCACTTGTTTTCTTATGAAGGATCAAAATTAGGAAAGGGTAGTTCAGCCTAG
- the LOC139865045 gene encoding uncharacterized protein, whose translation MMKLFDAHCHLQDPRVVNIAPKLTKTALDNGVHHFVVNGVSEKDWELVKEMGDNYPSVIPSFGLHPWFITNRTSKWLTTLRNLLIVNPEAAVGEIGLDNGPLAKHIDFNDQIETFRPQLQLAKELKRPVSVHCVNAFDELLEIMKLIGPFPEGVILHSYIGSADMVPEFAKLGAYFSFSGHLMPMDETRGKKIVKAVPNDRILLETDAPDALPKLNDSDDLFLVEEQDSVSDVLNQPANIHFVLSYVAGLYDVTKEELADLSYKNAMRLFSYEGYKVQEC comes from the coding sequence ATGATGAAACTGTTTGATGCTCACTGTCACCTACAAGACCCTAGAGTCGTCAACATAGCCCCGAAGCTTACCAAGACAGCTCTAGACAACGGAGTACATCATTTTGTGGTCAACGGGGTCTCGGAAAAAGATTGGGAATTGGTCAAAGAAATGGGCGACAACTATCCTTCTGTAATTCCTTCATTTGGGCTCCACCCGTGGTTCATCACGAACCGCACCTCCAAATGGTTGACCACTTTAAGAAACTTATTAATCGTTAATCCCGAAGCAGCAGTAGGAGAGATTGGTTTAGACAACGGGCCATTAGCAAAACACATTGATTTCAACGATCAAATTGAAACTTTTCGCCCGCAGCTTCAACTTGCTAAAGAACTCAAACGACCCGTCtctgtacactgtgtgaatgcttTTGATGAACTTCTTGAAATTATGAAGTTAATTGGGCCGTTTCCTGAAGGTGTAATTTTGCATTCTTATATAGGATCTGCTGACATGGTTCCTGAGTTTGCTAAACTCGGTGCGTATTTTTCGTTTTCTGGACATCTTATGCCGATGGACGAGACTAGAGGGAAGAAAATAGTGAAAGCGGTGCCTAATGATAGGATTTTATTGGAGACTGATGCACCAGATGCATTACCCAAACTGAATGATTCAGACGACTTATTCTTGGTTGAGGAACAGGACTCTGTTTCAGACGTGCTTAATCAACCAGCCAATATTCACTTTGTGCTTTCTTACGTTGCGGGTTTGTATGATGTGACTAAAGAAGAACTTGCGGATTTGAGCTACAAAAACGCTATGCGTTTGTTTTCTTATGAAGGTTACAAAGTACAAGAATGTTAG
- the LOC139862992 gene encoding uncharacterized protein, with translation MFADQARRSSSIYQLALRKEVELGLLQAGVDQVKKDRDAAEEARKAVESTANETKSALIEERKKSRELVGAVEQAKGDAERLRSELEKVTRERDDAVTNRELAEADLAKLRTALPTIAQKVMDSEPVSDKFNAYVDAVRDHEINKAVQEVIQACGLTPPFPDIVQKKLKEGTAAALMEAEEAIKSIPIPLINAFAADPNMSIDGFLKEDY, from the coding sequence atgtttgcggatcaggcccgccgctcttccagcatataccagctagctttgcgcaaagaggtagagctaggactactgcaggcgggtgtagatcaggtcaagaaggatagggatgctgctgaggaggcgcgtaaggcggttgagtcgaccgcgaatgaaaccaaatccgcgctgattgaggaaagaaaaaagagccgtgagctggttggtgcggttgagcaGGCGAAGGGGGATGCAGAACGTTTGCGGTCAGAGCTTGAGAAAGTtacgagggaaagggatgacgcggtaaccaaccgcgagctggcagaggcggatctagcgaagctgcgcaccgcactccctaccattgcgcaaaaggtgatggactcagagcctgtgtccgacaagttcaatgcctacgttgatgcggtcagggaccatgaaatcaacaaggctgtgcaggaggtaatccaagcttgcggtctaacaccgccgttccccgacatcgttcaaaagaagctaaaagagggaacggctgcagcgttaatggaggcggaagaagccatcaagtccatccctatccccctaatcaacgcattcgctgcggacccgaacatgtcgatcgatgggtttttaaaggaggattattag